TCTTCCAGCGCCAGTTTGCGCTCCCTGGCCAGGGCGGGCACATCGGCGCTGCCCACGACGAGGGGCACGCCCCACTGTTCCGCCAGACGCGCCACGAACGCCTGGTCGGCGTCGGCCTCTTCGCCGCGAATCTGGTGGTTGAGGTGGGCGGCGTGCACACGGATGCCCAACTCGCCCTGGAGGCGCACGAGGATGTGGAGGAGCGCGACGGAGTCGGCCCCGCCCGACACGCCCACGATCACGCTGCCCGGCGGCACCATGTGGTACTTCTGGATTGTGTGTCGCACTCGTTGCACCAGTTCCATGCGGCGCTCCCGCTTTACTATACCCCTCGTGGGCGGCGGTGTCAACGCGGGGGCGGCTATCCACGAATAACGCGAATGGACACGAATGGGGTAACGGCTAACCGCGAATCACGCGAATCTACGCGAACGGAGGATACATGCAGACATGTAGGGCGGCTTTCCATCGCCGCCGGAAATCCGGACGTTGACGCCGCGCGGCGCATACGCTATACTCTCCCTGCGCACGACGGTTGCCATCATCCCACGAGGTTCATCGGCGATAGGCTGTGTTCGGGAGGTGCGTATGGATTTGGGATTGGCCGAGCGGGTGGCGATCACGACGGCATCCAGCAAGGGGCTGGGCAAGGCCATCGCCATGGAACTGGCCCGCGAGGGGGCGAAGGTGGTCATCTCGGCGCGTGACGAGGCGCGGCTGCGCCAGACCGTGCACGAAATCTCCACGGCGACGGGGAACGCGGTGGTGCCCATCGTGGCCGACGTTACGCGGGCCGAGGATGTGGAGCGCCTGGTGACCGAGACGTTGCGGCGCTTCGGGCGGCTGGATGTCCTTGTTACCAACGCGGGCGGGCCGCCCCCGGGCGGGTTTGAGACCCACGACGACGCGGCATGGGAGGCGGCCTTCCGGCTCACCCTGTTGAGCGTAACGCGGCTGATTCGCGTGGCGCTCCCCGCCATGAAGGCGCGGCGATGGGGGCGCATTATCAACATCACCGGCACGTCGGCGCGCCAGCCGGTGGATGACCTGGTGCTGTCCAATGCCTACCGCGCCGCCGTGGTGAACCTGGCCAAGAGCCTTTCGCGCGCGCTGGCCCCGTACAACATCACAGTCAACAACGTGGCGGCAGGAACCATCCTCACCGACCGGGTGCAGGAGTTGGCCGAGAGCCGTGCTCGCGCCCAGGGCGTTGAGGTGGAGCAGGCGCTGGCGCAGTTCACGCGGGAGATTCCGCTGGGCAGGCTGGGCCGGCCTGAGGAGTTGGCTGCGGCGGTGGCTTTCCTGGCGTCGGACAGGGCCTCGTACATCACCGGCGTTACGCTGCCGGTGGACGGCGGAGTGATCCGAGCCAGTTGGTAGCGCCGAAAGGCGGATAGGAGGCGAAGGGTGGCAGAAATGGCGGAAACGGCGCAGAAGTTCCTGGAAGATTCGCGGAAGACCCTGGACAAGATCACGGCGAAACTGGTGAATATCCGTGGGGCGCTGGGGCAAGGGTCGGCGCTGGACAAGATGGTA
This DNA window, taken from Chloroflexota bacterium, encodes the following:
- a CDS encoding SDR family oxidoreductase, giving the protein MDLGLAERVAITTASSKGLGKAIAMELAREGAKVVISARDEARLRQTVHEISTATGNAVVPIVADVTRAEDVERLVTETLRRFGRLDVLVTNAGGPPPGGFETHDDAAWEAAFRLTLLSVTRLIRVALPAMKARRWGRIINITGTSARQPVDDLVLSNAYRAAVVNLAKSLSRALAPYNITVNNVAAGTILTDRVQELAESRARAQGVEVEQALAQFTREIPLGRLGRPEELAAAVAFLASDRASYITGVTLPVDGGVIRASW